The sequence ATGCGGTTAAAGCTGTAAAAGGAGAATAAAATGTCCATACATCACGTTGACGGGACAAATGCGAAAAATTCTGTTTTTCTTTATGCTTTAAGTACATGTCCATGGTGCAAAAAAACCAAAGCTCTTTTGAATGAATTAAATGTGAAATACGATTATATTGACGTAGATCTTATTATAGGCGCCGAGCAGGATAAAGTTGTTGCAGATATTGAAGCGGTAAATCCTCAAGGCGGTTTTCCTACTCTTGTTATAAATAAAACAAATGTCATTGTAGGCTACAGACCGGAAGAAATAAAAGAAGCTTTAGCATGAACGTTGCAATAAATTCTGCTGCAGAACTTGCAGAAATTATAAGAAAAAACGCGCAGGAAAAAAGTTATTTTTTAAATTATGATCAAGAGCGCGTGAATGCGCTTATTGACGGACTTTTTACAAATTTAAATCGTTACGGTTATACATCGTGCCCGTGCAGATTGTCTTGCGGGAAATATCGGAAAGATGAAGATATTATTTGTCCATGCATTTACATGGAAAGCGATGTTGCAAAATACGGCGCATGTTTTTGCGGGCTTTATATTTCAAAGCAAATATTTGAAACAAAAATTCCGTATCCGCCTATACCTGAAAGCCGCCCGAGAAACAGAAATTACGCTTTACTTGATAAAGACGGCAATAAAGCCTCTGTAATAGTTTGGAAATGTAAAGTTTGCGGGTATGAATACGTAGGGGACAATCCTCCGGACAAATGCCCAAAATGCGGTTCTGCAAAAACGCTGTTTGAAAAAAAAGAAACAGAACCCGTTGTAGAAACTATTTGGGAATGCGGTCTTTGCGGATATGAACATACCGGAGATAATCCTCCCGATAAATGTCCCAAATGCGGCGCTGCAAAAGCTCTTTTTAAGAAAAAAAGTTAAATAAACATTTTTTATTAACGGTTAAAGGAAGTTCCGTAACGGCTGGTTGCCGAATTCGGACACTGCCCCGCAACGGTAAGAAACAAGAAATTTTGTTTCGTAGTCCGGTCTATAATCGTTAAAATACTTTCGTGGGAAAGAGGAATTTATAAACTCCGCTTTCAATTGAAAGCGGAGTTTTTTTTATTTTTGTACTTGTCATCCCAAACTTGGGTCATTGCCCCTTGTTTCAGGATCTGTTGCGGTAGTTGTCG is a genomic window of Endomicrobium proavitum containing:
- a CDS encoding glutaredoxin family protein, which codes for MSIHHVDGTNAKNSVFLYALSTCPWCKKTKALLNELNVKYDYIDVDLIIGAEQDKVVADIEAVNPQGGFPTLVINKTNVIVGYRPEEIKEALA
- a CDS encoding rubredoxin-like domain-containing protein; amino-acid sequence: MNVAINSAAELAEIIRKNAQEKSYFLNYDQERVNALIDGLFTNLNRYGYTSCPCRLSCGKYRKDEDIICPCIYMESDVAKYGACFCGLYISKQIFETKIPYPPIPESRPRNRNYALLDKDGNKASVIVWKCKVCGYEYVGDNPPDKCPKCGSAKTLFEKKETEPVVETIWECGLCGYEHTGDNPPDKCPKCGAAKALFKKKS